In a single window of the Luteibacter rhizovicinus DSM 16549 genome:
- a CDS encoding NAD(P)/FAD-dependent oxidoreductase: MCDGYEARDEAIGVYAPTGKGLNHAIFLRTFSANVHVLSPDDELPTAEESERAEQAGVTLHAKVEALRFSADGCEALLDGGGTQSLDTVYPMLGCDPRTALARAMDAATDDVGKLVVDDAMQTSVPGLFAAGDVVSGLNQISVAVGHAAIAATAIHRRLPFNPRPLVKPIRQ, from the coding sequence GTGTGCGATGGCTACGAGGCACGCGATGAGGCCATCGGCGTTTACGCCCCCACGGGGAAAGGCCTCAACCACGCGATCTTCCTGCGTACGTTCTCTGCCAACGTGCATGTGCTCTCTCCGGACGATGAATTGCCGACCGCCGAGGAAAGCGAGCGGGCCGAGCAAGCCGGAGTCACGCTGCATGCGAAAGTCGAGGCGCTGCGCTTCTCCGCCGACGGCTGTGAGGCGTTGCTGGATGGTGGGGGCACGCAGTCACTCGACACCGTTTATCCCATGCTCGGATGCGACCCCCGAACCGCGCTTGCTCGTGCCATGGATGCTGCCACCGACGACGTCGGCAAACTCGTTGTCGACGATGCTATGCAGACGAGCGTCCCAGGATTGTTCGCGGCCGGCGACGTGGTCAGCGGGCTCAACCAGATAAGCGTCGCGGTAGGCCATGCGGCGATCGCCGCGACGGCTATCCACCGACGACTTCCTTTCAATCCAAGGCCACTCGTTAAGCCAATTCGGCAGTGA
- a CDS encoding PAS domain-containing protein: MALRDESEVLLNRARDICRVQEARCADAIVVADIDGRIVFANARANVLLGCVRIGSGVEDYSCMHGLFTEDGRPYPSSDLPLSRAILRGETVFDVRLEVRRYDGTVSLLSVDAEPLYGAGGKQIGGVAMFDVTRLSGEPGSTI; the protein is encoded by the coding sequence ATGGCGTTACGCGATGAAAGCGAGGTTCTGTTAAATCGTGCCCGGGACATATGTCGTGTCCAGGAAGCCCGGTGCGCCGACGCCATTGTTGTGGCAGATATCGACGGAAGGATTGTCTTCGCCAATGCGCGCGCCAATGTGCTCCTTGGTTGCGTGCGCATCGGCTCCGGCGTCGAGGACTACAGCTGCATGCATGGCCTTTTTACCGAGGACGGCCGTCCGTATCCGTCTTCCGACCTTCCGCTATCGCGTGCGATCCTGCGCGGGGAAACCGTGTTTGACGTGCGGCTGGAAGTCCGACGTTACGACGGCACGGTATCGCTGCTCTCGGTAGACGCGGAGCCGCTATACGGTGCCGGCGGTAAGCAGATTGGCGGCGTCGCGATGTTCGACGTCACCAGGCTATCCGGGGAGCCCGGATCGACCATCTGA
- a CDS encoding chemotaxis protein CheB: MRIRRAGGRTLAQDPREAVAPGMPQHAILRGAADEVAILADIPARVSAA, from the coding sequence ATGCGCATCAGGCGCGCCGGCGGTCGCACGCTTGCGCAGGATCCGCGGGAGGCCGTTGCGCCAGGGATGCCGCAGCACGCGATCCTTCGCGGTGCGGCGGACGAAGTGGCAATCCTCGCCGACATTCCCGCTCGCGTGTCGGCGGCGTAA
- a CDS encoding FdhF/YdeP family oxidoreductase, whose amino-acid sequence MAKKADAVQHEAPAGGWGSVAGMAKVLFREKPTPAALGTLLDQNKAGGFMCTSCAWGKPKHPHAFEFCENGAKSTLWELTSDRCTPDFFAAHTVTDLLNWPDYDLEMQGRLTEPLRYDGATDRYVRCSWDEAFVGIGASLRCLEPDSVVFYASGKSALEQSYLYGLTARFYGTNNLPDSSNMCHETTSVALKKVIGSPVGTCVLEDFETCDAIFYFGQNPGTNSPRFLHPLQEAVKRGCKIVTFNPVREQGLVRFINPQNPLQMLSGQATELSHLYLQVRPGGDIAAIMGVCKHIFALDAARSLTTQASIIDRAFLAEHTSEYAAFERTVETTSWTDIEREAGLTRAQLEAAAAVYAEAKNVIAVYGMGLTQHVHGSQSVGMLVNLLLLGGHIGRPGAGVCPVRGHSNVQGQRTVGISEKPELVPLDLLAGQFDFEPPREKGMGTVEACEGLLAGTVKGFISLGGNFVRAIPDHERMEAAWARQELTVYIATKLNRSHLVHGRASYLLPCLARSEDDVQADGSQSVSMEDSFSHIHGSIGKRSPASTSLRSEVAIVAGIAKATFPPHPKWQWDAWTADYGRIRDLIETTYPDQFKDYNRRMFDAGGFYRGNPARKRDWKTETGKARFTDPTVLSAVGVGDAPGRYHLITMRSNDQFNTTIYGHSDRLRGLEGSRMLLLMNPDDMIRDGLKQGEVVALMGDAGDGATRAVEGLAVTPFNLPSGCVGGYYPEMNPLVPLWYHDVESKTPAAKGVPVRIQKIAR is encoded by the coding sequence ATGGCGAAGAAGGCGGATGCCGTCCAGCACGAAGCGCCGGCGGGAGGTTGGGGCTCCGTTGCAGGAATGGCAAAGGTTCTCTTTCGAGAGAAGCCCACGCCCGCCGCCCTCGGAACGCTCCTGGATCAGAACAAGGCCGGCGGCTTCATGTGCACCTCGTGTGCGTGGGGCAAGCCGAAGCATCCGCACGCTTTCGAATTCTGCGAGAACGGTGCCAAGTCCACACTCTGGGAACTGACCTCCGACCGGTGCACGCCCGATTTCTTTGCGGCGCACACCGTGACCGATTTGCTGAACTGGCCCGACTACGACCTGGAGATGCAAGGACGCCTGACCGAGCCGTTGCGTTACGACGGGGCGACCGACCGCTACGTCCGTTGCAGCTGGGACGAGGCATTCGTCGGCATCGGCGCCTCGCTGCGCTGCCTCGAGCCGGACTCGGTTGTCTTTTATGCCTCGGGCAAGTCGGCACTGGAGCAATCGTATCTGTACGGGCTGACTGCACGTTTTTACGGGACGAACAATCTTCCCGACAGTTCGAACATGTGCCACGAAACGACGTCCGTGGCGTTGAAGAAAGTGATCGGCTCGCCCGTGGGCACCTGCGTGCTTGAAGACTTCGAGACGTGCGATGCCATTTTCTACTTCGGACAAAACCCGGGTACCAATAGCCCCCGCTTCCTGCATCCGCTCCAGGAGGCGGTGAAGCGTGGTTGCAAGATCGTCACCTTCAATCCCGTTCGCGAGCAGGGCCTCGTACGCTTCATCAACCCGCAGAATCCGCTGCAGATGCTTTCTGGTCAGGCGACCGAGCTGTCACACCTGTACCTGCAGGTGCGTCCCGGCGGAGACATCGCGGCGATCATGGGCGTGTGCAAGCACATCTTTGCACTGGACGCCGCGCGTTCCCTGACCACGCAGGCAAGCATCATCGATCGTGCTTTCCTCGCAGAACACACGAGCGAGTACGCCGCCTTCGAACGGACGGTGGAAACGACATCGTGGACCGATATCGAGCGCGAAGCGGGCTTGACGAGGGCGCAGCTCGAAGCCGCGGCCGCGGTGTATGCCGAGGCGAAGAATGTGATCGCCGTCTACGGGATGGGCCTGACCCAGCACGTTCATGGGTCGCAATCGGTCGGCATGCTGGTCAACCTGCTGCTTCTGGGCGGGCACATCGGCCGGCCGGGCGCCGGGGTGTGCCCCGTGCGTGGGCATTCCAATGTGCAGGGCCAGCGGACGGTCGGCATCTCGGAGAAGCCCGAACTCGTGCCTCTCGATCTGCTGGCCGGTCAGTTTGACTTCGAGCCACCTCGGGAGAAGGGAATGGGCACGGTGGAAGCCTGCGAGGGCCTTCTCGCGGGCACGGTGAAGGGCTTCATCAGCCTCGGCGGTAATTTCGTTCGGGCCATTCCCGACCACGAGCGCATGGAGGCTGCATGGGCGCGCCAGGAGTTGACCGTATACATCGCGACGAAGCTCAACCGTAGTCATCTCGTGCATGGCCGCGCCTCTTATCTGTTGCCCTGTCTCGCGCGTTCCGAAGATGACGTGCAGGCCGATGGCAGTCAGTCCGTCTCGATGGAGGACAGCTTCAGCCACATTCATGGCTCCATCGGGAAGCGGTCGCCGGCCAGCACGTCACTTCGTTCCGAGGTCGCAATCGTCGCGGGCATCGCTAAGGCGACGTTTCCACCTCATCCGAAATGGCAGTGGGATGCGTGGACGGCCGATTACGGGAGAATCCGCGATCTCATCGAGACGACGTATCCCGACCAGTTCAAGGATTACAACCGGCGGATGTTCGATGCCGGCGGCTTCTACCGCGGCAATCCCGCGCGCAAGCGCGACTGGAAAACCGAAACCGGAAAGGCTCGCTTCACCGACCCGACGGTCCTCTCAGCCGTCGGCGTCGGCGACGCGCCGGGGCGCTATCACCTGATTACGATGCGTTCGAACGACCAGTTCAACACGACGATTTACGGCCACAGCGATCGACTCCGCGGTCTGGAAGGATCGCGCATGCTGCTTCTCATGAACCCGGACGACATGATCCGCGACGGGCTGAAACAGGGCGAAGTCGTTGCCCTGATGGGTGATGCCGGCGATGGCGCCACGCGCGCCGTCGAAGGTCTGGCGGTTACGCCTTTCAATCTGCCCTCGGGCTGCGTCGGTGGCTATTACCCCGAAATGAACCCGTTGGTCCCCCTCTGGTACCACGACGTTGAGTCGAAGACGCCTGCCGCGAAGGGCGTACCTGTACGCATACAAAAGATCGCTCGATGA
- a CDS encoding Gfo/Idh/MocA family protein — MQNKSPRRHFLQMAGGGLAALASGATMAASTPASAGVTVKLPPILNATEAQTKDPVISPPGKRVGFAIVGLGHLALEEVLPAFAQSRFARPVALVSGDGNKAQSVAAQYGIAPKALYSYDDFDRIAHNKQVEVIYIILPNSMHAEFTERAAKAGKHVLCEKPMATSVAECERMIAACRTAKVRLMIAYRSQYEPIDRAIAKMAQSGQLGALREFIAGNSQRQGDVNQWRHRKALAGGGALPDIGLYCLNAARFLSGEEPTEVMARVWSPPGDARFTEVEAAVRFTMTFPSGFAATAVSSYDSHESRFFRLQGTDAWAGMNPAFAYEGLKMQSARLMDGHDTLIEPHFPAANQFARELDHMARCVRENRIPHTPGEEGLQDHRIMEAIYQSAREGRVVTIAPPPGPTRGPAPDDGEV, encoded by the coding sequence ATGCAAAATAAGAGCCCGCGTCGACACTTTCTACAGATGGCGGGCGGTGGTCTCGCTGCCTTGGCATCCGGTGCGACCATGGCGGCCTCGACCCCGGCCAGCGCCGGTGTAACGGTCAAGTTGCCGCCTATCCTTAACGCGACGGAAGCCCAAACGAAGGATCCGGTCATCAGCCCTCCCGGCAAACGCGTGGGTTTTGCGATCGTCGGCCTGGGTCACCTTGCACTGGAAGAGGTGCTGCCTGCCTTCGCCCAATCCCGCTTCGCCCGGCCGGTAGCGTTGGTCAGCGGCGACGGTAACAAGGCGCAGAGCGTGGCTGCGCAGTACGGGATCGCTCCGAAGGCGTTGTACAGCTACGACGATTTCGACCGCATCGCCCATAACAAGCAGGTGGAAGTGATCTACATCATTCTGCCGAACAGCATGCATGCCGAGTTCACCGAACGTGCGGCGAAAGCGGGAAAGCATGTGCTCTGCGAAAAGCCCATGGCCACGTCCGTGGCGGAGTGCGAGCGAATGATTGCCGCCTGCCGTACGGCAAAGGTGCGGCTCATGATCGCTTATCGCAGCCAGTACGAACCGATCGATCGCGCCATCGCGAAGATGGCACAGAGCGGTCAGCTGGGCGCGCTACGCGAGTTCATCGCCGGCAATTCGCAACGCCAGGGTGACGTCAACCAGTGGCGGCATCGTAAGGCGTTAGCCGGCGGTGGAGCGCTACCGGACATTGGGCTCTATTGCCTGAACGCAGCGCGCTTCCTGTCGGGCGAAGAGCCCACTGAGGTGATGGCGCGTGTCTGGTCACCCCCTGGCGACGCGCGATTCACCGAGGTAGAAGCGGCCGTCCGCTTTACCATGACGTTCCCCAGCGGCTTCGCCGCGACCGCGGTGAGCAGCTACGACAGCCACGAATCACGCTTCTTCCGCTTGCAGGGCACCGATGCCTGGGCGGGAATGAATCCCGCCTTCGCCTATGAGGGACTGAAAATGCAGTCGGCGCGCCTCATGGACGGACACGACACGCTGATCGAACCCCACTTTCCCGCGGCCAACCAGTTCGCCCGTGAGTTGGACCACATGGCCCGTTGCGTGCGCGAAAACCGAATCCCGCACACGCCGGGTGAGGAGGGTCTGCAAGATCACAGGATCATGGAAGCCATCTACCAGTCGGCGCGCGAGGGTCGGGTGGTTACGATTGCCCCGCCGCCGGGGCCCACTCGCGGTCCCGCCCCCGACGATGGTGAGGTCTAG
- a CDS encoding lysozyme inhibitor LprI family protein, whose amino-acid sequence MSKKLRAAGAALLLTAPLMAHAASFDCAKAGTPSEKAVCAAPTISALDGKLGDAFRAALKNHPDKADALKLDQRHWLATRDDTAWTYLSGGLGKELVNVMAGQYRQRIEFLTGLDKGKPGAPLAMVADGLTKLPSGSHDVLNDLKAQGVPIVLATDVEMKNVAALPYQPDEALKKAIAGLDDSLTNRVLAGSPFSSAYSMGGTAHCLSEAPYRIDGKKAVAIDGPPVWGDDCMTNHLVAKLGDDYAALNVDTGSPDQQSIEASRWVARGFGPAVELVLRFDHALKLDGAVCAPKQSPCDEFGTTAMTYVAKYDRNPQGGSLDRALKGDEKASYEAAVARAKAPGGIASKGDAPTLPDFGSDDLAVGSMTGYDSEATLFPLTFRGETLVGYIGHGHVGWRANDDWMVSAWRLKNGKLEPVASAYVNVVRGSLLLSAPVTPPPPESH is encoded by the coding sequence GTGTCCAAGAAGTTACGAGCTGCCGGAGCCGCGCTGCTGCTGACCGCGCCGCTGATGGCCCATGCCGCCAGCTTCGACTGCGCCAAGGCGGGTACGCCCAGTGAGAAGGCGGTCTGCGCCGCGCCGACGATCTCGGCGCTCGATGGCAAACTCGGGGATGCCTTCCGCGCGGCACTCAAGAATCACCCGGACAAGGCCGACGCGCTCAAGCTCGACCAGCGCCATTGGCTCGCCACCCGCGACGACACGGCATGGACTTACCTCAGCGGTGGCCTCGGCAAGGAGCTGGTCAACGTCATGGCCGGCCAGTATCGACAACGCATCGAGTTCCTCACCGGGCTGGATAAGGGCAAGCCAGGGGCACCGCTCGCGATGGTTGCCGACGGCCTGACCAAACTTCCCTCCGGCTCGCACGACGTACTCAACGACCTGAAGGCGCAGGGTGTGCCGATCGTTCTCGCCACGGACGTGGAGATGAAGAACGTCGCCGCGTTGCCCTACCAGCCAGACGAGGCGCTGAAAAAGGCCATCGCCGGGCTCGACGACAGCCTGACCAACCGCGTACTCGCCGGTTCGCCTTTCAGCTCGGCGTACTCGATGGGCGGCACGGCGCACTGCCTTTCCGAGGCGCCCTATCGCATCGATGGCAAGAAAGCCGTCGCCATCGACGGGCCGCCGGTATGGGGCGACGATTGCATGACGAATCACCTCGTCGCGAAACTGGGTGATGACTACGCGGCGCTGAACGTCGATACGGGCAGCCCCGATCAGCAATCGATCGAGGCCAGTCGCTGGGTGGCCAGGGGCTTTGGACCGGCCGTCGAGCTGGTCCTGCGTTTCGATCACGCACTGAAGCTCGATGGTGCCGTATGCGCGCCGAAGCAGTCTCCCTGCGACGAGTTCGGCACCACAGCGATGACGTATGTCGCCAAGTACGATCGCAACCCTCAGGGCGGTAGCCTGGACCGGGCGCTGAAGGGCGACGAGAAAGCTTCGTATGAGGCCGCCGTGGCGCGGGCGAAAGCACCGGGCGGCATCGCTTCAAAGGGTGACGCACCGACCCTTCCGGATTTCGGTAGCGACGACCTCGCCGTCGGCTCCATGACGGGCTACGACAGTGAAGCCACCCTGTTCCCGCTCACCTTCCGCGGCGAGACCCTGGTCGGCTACATCGGGCATGGTCACGTGGGCTGGCGCGCGAACGACGACTGGATGGTCTCGGCGTGGCGCCTGAAGAACGGCAAGCTCGAGCCGGTCGCCTCGGCGTACGTGAATGTGGTGCGCGGCAGCCTGCTGTTGTCGGCACCTGTCACACCGCCACCGCCCGAGTCGCACTGA
- a CDS encoding PH domain-containing protein, producing the protein MTTFSTSMSANVRWLGLTTLAILVIALGILLGRDAGRSVGPYLATVLVLILLVTYLVSTREYAIGNGELVVRKVIGSKSFELRGASIGRDALAFQGMTRVFGNGGFFAFDGLFYSRRIGLVRSYARNREHGVLVYLAGGSKLLLSPDDPDAFVTAALAQGAVLAAP; encoded by the coding sequence ATGACGACCTTTTCGACGAGCATGTCCGCCAACGTCCGTTGGCTCGGACTGACGACGCTAGCGATTCTCGTCATTGCGTTGGGCATCCTGCTCGGTCGCGACGCGGGGCGCTCGGTCGGTCCTTATCTCGCCACCGTTCTGGTGCTCATCCTGCTCGTGACATATCTGGTTTCGACACGTGAGTATGCGATCGGCAACGGCGAGCTCGTCGTGCGGAAGGTGATCGGCAGTAAATCGTTCGAGCTGCGTGGCGCTTCGATCGGGCGCGATGCGCTGGCATTCCAGGGCATGACCCGCGTGTTTGGCAACGGAGGCTTCTTCGCGTTCGACGGTTTGTTCTATTCGCGTCGGATCGGTTTGGTACGCAGCTATGCGCGCAACCGTGAGCATGGCGTGCTGGTTTATCTGGCCGGCGGCAGCAAGCTGTTGCTCTCGCCGGATGATCCCGACGCCTTCGTCACTGCGGCGCTGGCGCAGGGCGCTGTGCTAGCCGCCCCCTGA
- the cycA gene encoding D-serine/D-alanine/glycine transporter translates to MSHPQESPPEQHLRRSLSNRHLQLIAIGGAIGTGLFMGSGKTISLAGPSILFVYLIIGVMLFYVMRAMGELLLSNLDYKSFIDFSTDLLGPWAGFFCGWTYWFCWIITAIADVIAISSYAQFWFPGLAPWVPALLCVLLLLVLNLTTVKLFGELEFWFALIKIIAICALIVCGFGMVAWSFHSPNGHVASLSNLWSDGGMFPKGVGGFFAGFQIAVFAFVGIELVGTTAAETADPERNLPKAINSIPVRIILFYVLALVVIMSVTPWREVLPGKSPFVELFVLAGIPAAASLINFVVLTSATSSANSGIFSTSRMLYGLAEEDHAPSAFKRLSKAAVPSRGLLFSCICLLGGATLVYVIPDLVTAFTLVTTLAAILFMFVWSLILAAYIAYRRKRPELHAASKYKMPGGVFMCWVCLVFFAFVLVLLALEDDTRKALIASPVWFAILGIGYALRRKRA, encoded by the coding sequence ATGTCGCACCCGCAGGAATCGCCACCCGAACAGCACCTCAGGCGTAGCCTGTCGAACCGGCATCTGCAGCTGATCGCCATTGGTGGAGCGATCGGCACCGGCCTGTTCATGGGCTCCGGCAAGACGATCAGCCTCGCCGGGCCGTCCATCCTGTTCGTCTACCTGATCATCGGCGTGATGCTGTTCTACGTCATGCGCGCCATGGGCGAGCTGTTGCTGTCCAACCTCGACTACAAGTCGTTCATCGACTTCTCGACCGACCTGCTCGGTCCCTGGGCAGGGTTCTTCTGCGGCTGGACCTACTGGTTCTGCTGGATCATCACGGCCATCGCGGACGTGATCGCCATCTCCTCGTACGCCCAGTTCTGGTTCCCCGGCCTCGCGCCATGGGTACCCGCCCTGCTCTGCGTGCTCCTGCTCCTGGTGCTCAACCTCACCACGGTCAAGCTCTTCGGCGAGCTGGAGTTCTGGTTCGCACTGATCAAGATCATCGCCATCTGCGCGCTCATCGTCTGCGGTTTCGGCATGGTGGCCTGGAGCTTCCACTCGCCGAACGGCCACGTGGCCTCGCTCAGCAACCTGTGGAGCGACGGCGGCATGTTCCCCAAGGGGGTGGGCGGCTTCTTCGCCGGCTTCCAGATCGCCGTGTTCGCCTTCGTCGGCATCGAGCTGGTCGGCACCACCGCCGCCGAAACGGCCGATCCGGAGCGCAACCTGCCCAAGGCGATCAACTCGATCCCCGTGCGGATCATCCTGTTCTATGTGCTGGCCCTGGTCGTCATCATGTCGGTGACACCGTGGCGCGAAGTACTGCCGGGCAAGAGCCCGTTCGTGGAACTGTTCGTGCTTGCCGGCATCCCGGCAGCGGCGAGCCTGATCAACTTCGTGGTGCTCACCTCGGCCACCTCGTCCGCCAACAGCGGCATTTTTTCCACCAGCCGCATGCTCTATGGCCTGGCCGAGGAAGACCACGCGCCATCCGCCTTCAAGCGCCTGTCGAAGGCGGCCGTGCCGTCGCGTGGCCTGCTGTTCTCGTGCATCTGCCTGCTCGGCGGCGCGACCCTGGTCTACGTCATTCCCGATCTGGTCACCGCCTTCACCCTGGTGACGACGCTGGCCGCGATCCTCTTCATGTTCGTGTGGTCGCTGATCCTGGCCGCTTACATCGCCTACCGCCGCAAGCGTCCGGAACTGCACGCGGCGTCGAAGTACAAGATGCCCGGCGGCGTGTTCATGTGCTGGGTGTGCCTTGTGTTCTTCGCCTTCGTGCTGGTGCTGCTGGCCTTGGAAGACGATACGCGCAAGGCGTTGATCGCGAGCCCGGTGTGGTTTGCGATCCTTGGGATCGGCTACGCGTTGCGTCGCAAGCGGGCGTAA
- a CDS encoding aldo/keto reductase, with amino-acid sequence MSKRLNDYVTLGRSGLRVSPVSLGTMTFGEEWGWGAGESESRSMLDSYMERGGNFIDTANFYTGGTSETLLGRFLAGRRDHAVIATKYSLTTDPTNANASGNHRRNMVRAVEDSLRRLDTDYIDLYYLHVWDGLVPVEEIMRAFDDLVRSGKIVYAGISDTPAWQIARMQTLADLRGWAPLVALQIEHSLIERTVEHDLLPMAQELGLGVLAWSPLGSGVLSGKYSRADVEKHKGGDMFAGGRAAVASGMGSLSEHNLDIVDALKAVAGDVGHTPAQTAIAWLLAKQAPSIIPILGARTAAQFEENLAALDVALTDEQIRTLDDASAIGPIFPHSFLPRVHDTVRGGASVKKLW; translated from the coding sequence ATGAGCAAGCGCCTCAACGACTACGTCACCCTCGGCCGCTCCGGCCTGCGCGTCAGCCCTGTGTCATTGGGCACGATGACGTTCGGCGAGGAATGGGGCTGGGGTGCCGGGGAATCCGAATCCCGGAGCATGCTCGACAGCTACATGGAGCGCGGCGGCAACTTCATCGACACCGCCAACTTCTACACCGGCGGCACCTCGGAGACCCTGCTCGGTCGGTTCCTCGCCGGCCGTCGCGACCACGCCGTGATCGCGACCAAGTACTCACTGACGACGGACCCCACCAACGCCAATGCATCTGGCAATCACCGGCGCAACATGGTCCGCGCGGTGGAAGACAGCCTCCGTCGCCTCGATACCGACTACATCGATCTCTATTACCTGCATGTCTGGGATGGCCTGGTGCCGGTCGAAGAGATCATGCGCGCCTTCGACGATCTCGTCCGCAGCGGCAAGATCGTCTACGCCGGCATCTCCGACACGCCCGCCTGGCAGATCGCCCGCATGCAGACGCTGGCCGACCTTCGCGGCTGGGCGCCCCTCGTCGCGCTGCAGATCGAGCACAGCCTGATCGAGCGCACGGTGGAACACGACCTCCTGCCGATGGCACAGGAACTCGGCCTCGGCGTGCTTGCATGGTCGCCGCTGGGCAGTGGCGTGCTCTCGGGCAAGTACAGCCGGGCCGATGTCGAAAAGCACAAGGGCGGCGACATGTTCGCCGGCGGTCGCGCCGCCGTGGCATCCGGCATGGGATCGCTGAGCGAACACAACCTCGATATCGTCGATGCGCTCAAGGCGGTCGCCGGCGATGTCGGCCACACGCCCGCACAAACGGCCATCGCGTGGTTACTGGCCAAACAGGCGCCGTCGATCATCCCGATCCTCGGCGCACGGACCGCCGCCCAGTTCGAAGAGAACCTTGCGGCACTCGATGTCGCCTTGACCGACGAGCAGATCCGCACGCTCGATGACGCCAGCGCGATCGGCCCGATCTTCCCGCACTCCTTCCTTCCCCGCGTCCACGACACCGTCCGCGGCGGCGCCAGCGTCAAAAAGCTCTGGTAG
- a CDS encoding LysR family transcriptional regulator: MPPELLPAISAFARVAHHESFTRAAREMGISPSALSQAVRSLESRLGVRLLDRTTRRVGVTEIGRRFLAEAQTGLAAIARAVDAVDESREAPAGVLRINLSRVVADLVVMPHLGDFMAMYPDVVVELHCDNRFKDLVAGGFDVGFRLGESLANDVVAVPIGGPHRLATFAAPAYLQRHGEPRTPADLLAHRCACVRLDEERSLMLWDFAQDGRLIEVEANPSMISNDADLLIEGARQGIGIGCHFEALVRADLDSGRLQPVLEDFWPTFGAFHLYYPSRVHVPRKLRVFIDFFRERLAPSLPRDPRS; encoded by the coding sequence ATGCCACCCGAGCTGTTACCCGCGATCTCCGCCTTCGCCCGTGTCGCGCACCACGAGAGCTTTACCCGGGCGGCGCGCGAAATGGGTATCTCGCCCTCGGCGCTGTCCCAGGCCGTTCGCTCGCTGGAGAGTCGCCTGGGCGTGCGGCTGCTCGATCGCACGACGCGCCGGGTGGGCGTGACCGAGATCGGTCGTCGTTTCCTGGCCGAGGCGCAGACGGGGCTCGCCGCCATCGCCCGGGCGGTCGATGCCGTGGACGAGTCCCGCGAGGCGCCGGCCGGCGTGCTGCGCATCAATCTTTCGCGCGTCGTGGCGGACCTGGTAGTGATGCCCCATCTCGGCGACTTCATGGCGATGTACCCGGACGTGGTTGTCGAACTGCATTGCGACAACCGCTTCAAGGACCTCGTGGCGGGTGGTTTCGACGTGGGCTTCCGGCTGGGCGAAAGCCTGGCCAACGATGTCGTCGCGGTACCTATCGGCGGCCCGCACCGGCTCGCGACGTTCGCCGCTCCCGCGTATCTGCAGCGTCACGGTGAACCGCGCACGCCCGCCGACCTGCTTGCCCACCGTTGTGCCTGCGTCCGCCTGGACGAGGAGCGCAGCCTGATGCTCTGGGACTTCGCGCAGGACGGCCGCCTGATCGAGGTGGAGGCTAACCCGTCGATGATCAGCAACGATGCCGACTTGCTGATCGAAGGTGCGCGGCAGGGTATCGGTATCGGCTGCCACTTCGAGGCGCTGGTGCGGGCGGATCTCGACAGCGGACGCCTGCAGCCCGTGCTGGAAGATTTCTGGCCCACCTTTGGCGCCTTCCATCTGTACTATCCCAGTCGTGTACACGTGCCGCGCAAGCTGCGCGTGTTCATCGACTTTTTCCGCGAACGCCTCGCCCCATCACTACCCAGGGACCCGCGATCATGA
- a CDS encoding nuclear transport factor 2 family protein, producing MIDAARHALIDAYIDAYNHFDIERMLALVTDDVRFEHHTGDELSVATNGKAELEKLARVGAALFASRHQKLLKMHEEGTVVIATIDFHGEIAEDIPDGPGAGSIIEMQGTSEFGFHNGKINRIIDRG from the coding sequence ATGATCGACGCCGCACGCCACGCCCTCATCGATGCCTACATCGACGCATACAACCACTTCGACATCGAGCGCATGCTGGCCCTGGTCACGGACGACGTGCGCTTCGAGCACCACACCGGCGACGAGCTGAGCGTGGCGACGAACGGCAAGGCCGAGCTGGAGAAGCTGGCGCGCGTGGGCGCGGCGTTGTTCGCCTCGCGCCACCAGAAGCTGTTGAAGATGCACGAGGAGGGCACGGTGGTGATTGCGACGATCGACTTCCACGGCGAGATCGCCGAGGACATTCCCGACGGCCCGGGTGCGGGCAGCATCATCGAGATGCAAGGCACCTCGGAATTCGGCTTCCACAACGGCAAGATCAACCGCATCATCGACCGCGGATGA